Proteins from one Mycobacterium sp. EPa45 genomic window:
- a CDS encoding MmpS family transport accessory protein: MSDNKRRQRLVQWPRVALTTAGVVAAAAATTFVVRTGDAASITADSGATPTRTVVAVPGPRTSTPPPAPVTVTVPGLPVETPVMVTPPSAAAAPMAQVQVDSGEIVYTVAGNQRPDDPVTITYADEVGALRTVENVSLPWRLTVVPTVPVNYVTASSNGSQLNCWITDARGATVAASTDNTISATCNR, translated from the coding sequence GTGAGCGACAACAAGCGCCGACAGCGGTTGGTCCAGTGGCCCCGCGTGGCGCTGACCACCGCCGGCGTCGTGGCCGCTGCCGCGGCGACGACGTTCGTGGTGCGGACCGGCGACGCGGCCAGCATCACCGCCGACTCCGGCGCCACCCCGACCCGCACCGTGGTGGCCGTTCCCGGTCCCCGGACGTCGACGCCACCCCCCGCGCCGGTCACCGTCACGGTTCCCGGCCTGCCGGTGGAGACACCGGTGATGGTCACACCGCCCAGCGCGGCCGCCGCCCCGATGGCACAGGTTCAGGTCGATTCCGGCGAGATCGTCTACACCGTCGCCGGGAATCAGCGCCCCGACGACCCGGTGACGATCACCTACGCCGACGAGGTGGGCGCGCTGCGCACGGTCGAAAACGTCTCGCTGCCGTGGCGGTTGACCGTCGTCCCGACCGTGCCGGTGAACTACGTGACGGCCAGCAGCAACGGAAGCCAGCTGAACTGCTGGATCACCGACGCGCGCGGCGCGACCGTGGCCGCCTCGACCGACAACACGATCTCGGCCACCTGCAACCGCTAG
- a CDS encoding DUF3107 domain-containing protein: MEVKIGVTDSPRELVFSSSQTPAEVEELVTSAFSGEGPDVLSLSDDKGRRFLVQTSKITYVEIGVADVRRVGFGIAAGGPAGA; this comes from the coding sequence GTGGAGGTCAAGATCGGTGTCACGGACAGTCCGCGTGAGCTCGTGTTCAGCAGCTCCCAGACGCCCGCTGAGGTCGAAGAGTTGGTGACCTCGGCGTTCTCCGGGGAGGGCCCGGATGTGCTGAGCCTGTCCGACGACAAGGGACGCCGCTTCCTGGTGCAGACCAGCAAGATCACCTATGTCGAGATCGGTGTCGCGGACGTGCGCCGGGTCGGATTCGGGATCGCTGCCGGCGGACCTGCCGGCGCGTAA
- a CDS encoding DEAD/DEAH box helicase codes for MTPLTTHPQLTFAQLGVRDEIVRALAEDGKEFAFAIQEQTLPMALAGDDLIGQARTGMGKTLAFGVPMLQRITTDTERELSGIPRGLVVVPTRELCLQVYEDLASAARYLKVDAAGQGDRKLSVTSIYGGRPYEAQIAALQKGVDVVIGTPGRLLDLAQQGHLQLGGLSMLVLDEADEMLDLGFLPDIERILKQIPEKRQAMLFSATMPDPIITLARTFMNQPTHIRAEGVQGSATHDSTEQFVYRAHALDKVEMVSRILQAEGRGATMIFTRTKRTAQKVADELAERGFKVGAVHGDLGQIAREKALKSFRTGDIDVLVATDVAARGIDIDDITHVINYQIPEDEQAYVHRIGRTGRAGKTGIAITLVDWDELERWSMIDKALKLDCPDPAETYSNSPHLYSELGIPADAGGAIGAARKSQGAKAPSNKAQDGTRISSTDSNRERPSRNRSRRRTRAGEGASGHVETATDAPADGGGAKSAEGGDDSPARKRRRRRRPRNAAEAPATAG; via the coding sequence ATGACACCTTTGACAACCCATCCCCAGCTCACGTTCGCCCAGCTCGGAGTGCGTGACGAGATCGTCCGGGCACTGGCCGAAGACGGCAAGGAATTCGCCTTCGCGATCCAGGAGCAGACCCTGCCGATGGCGCTGGCGGGCGATGACCTCATCGGCCAGGCCCGCACCGGCATGGGCAAGACCCTGGCCTTTGGCGTGCCGATGCTGCAGCGCATCACCACCGACACCGAGCGCGAACTCAGCGGTATCCCGCGCGGGCTGGTCGTGGTGCCGACCCGCGAGCTCTGCCTGCAGGTGTACGAAGACCTCGCGAGCGCCGCTCGGTATTTAAAGGTGGACGCTGCGGGCCAAGGCGATCGCAAGCTGTCCGTCACCTCCATCTACGGCGGGCGCCCCTACGAGGCCCAGATCGCGGCCCTGCAGAAGGGCGTCGACGTCGTGATCGGGACGCCCGGTCGGCTGCTCGACCTCGCTCAGCAGGGACACCTGCAACTCGGCGGGCTGAGCATGCTGGTGCTCGACGAGGCCGACGAGATGCTCGACCTTGGGTTCCTGCCCGATATCGAGCGCATCCTCAAGCAGATCCCCGAGAAGCGCCAGGCGATGCTGTTCTCGGCGACCATGCCGGACCCGATCATCACCCTGGCCCGCACGTTCATGAACCAGCCGACCCACATCCGGGCCGAAGGCGTTCAGGGGTCAGCGACCCACGACAGTACCGAGCAGTTCGTCTACCGCGCGCACGCGCTGGACAAGGTCGAGATGGTCAGCCGCATCCTGCAGGCCGAGGGCCGCGGCGCGACGATGATCTTCACCCGCACCAAGCGCACCGCGCAGAAGGTCGCCGACGAACTCGCCGAGCGCGGCTTCAAAGTCGGCGCGGTACACGGCGACCTCGGCCAGATCGCCCGCGAGAAGGCGCTCAAGTCGTTCCGCACCGGTGACATCGACGTGCTGGTGGCCACCGACGTGGCGGCCCGCGGCATCGACATCGACGACATCACCCACGTGATCAATTACCAGATCCCCGAGGACGAGCAGGCCTACGTGCACCGCATCGGGCGCACCGGGCGGGCCGGCAAGACCGGCATCGCGATCACCCTGGTCGACTGGGACGAGCTGGAGCGCTGGTCGATGATCGACAAGGCGCTCAAGCTCGACTGCCCCGACCCGGCCGAGACCTACTCCAATTCCCCGCACCTGTACTCCGAACTGGGCATCCCCGCCGATGCCGGCGGCGCGATCGGTGCCGCACGCAAGTCGCAGGGCGCCAAGGCGCCGAGCAACAAGGCGCAAGACGGAACGCGGATCAGCTCCACCGACTCGAATCGGGAGCGGCCCTCCCGCAATCGTTCTCGTCGTCGCACCCGCGCCGGCGAGGGCGCGAGCGGGCACGTCGAGACGGCGACGGACGCACCCGCCGACGGCGGCGGCGCCAAATCGGCCGAGGGTGGCGACGACAGCCCGGCCCGCAAGCGGCGGCGCCGGCGGCGTCCGCGCAACGCCGCCGAGGCCCCCGCAACAGCAGGCTGA
- a CDS encoding ferritin-like fold-containing protein translates to MTAPQPAADSPARITADHPGVNELFALLAYGEVAAFYRLTEEARMAPDLRGRINMASMAAAEMAHYELLREALEARGVDVVPAMTRYASALENYHRLTTPSTWLEALVKTYVGDALAADFYLEIADVLPDEVAAVVRGVLSETGHSQFVVAEVRKAVTSSGRQRSRLALWSRRLLGEAITQAQYVLAERDELVDLVLAGPGGLGQVADFFDRLQRTHAERMGELGLA, encoded by the coding sequence ATGACCGCCCCTCAGCCCGCCGCGGACTCACCGGCGCGGATCACCGCCGACCATCCCGGCGTCAACGAGTTGTTCGCGTTGCTCGCCTACGGCGAGGTCGCGGCCTTCTATCGGCTGACCGAAGAGGCGCGGATGGCTCCGGACCTGCGGGGCCGGATCAACATGGCCAGCATGGCCGCTGCCGAAATGGCGCATTACGAGCTGCTGCGCGAGGCCCTGGAGGCCCGCGGTGTCGACGTCGTCCCGGCGATGACCCGCTACGCGTCGGCGCTGGAGAACTACCACCGGCTGACGACGCCGAGCACGTGGCTGGAGGCGTTGGTCAAGACCTACGTCGGCGATGCGCTGGCGGCTGATTTCTACCTCGAGATCGCCGACGTGCTGCCCGACGAGGTTGCGGCCGTGGTGCGGGGAGTGTTGTCCGAGACCGGTCACTCGCAGTTCGTGGTTGCCGAGGTCCGCAAGGCCGTGACCAGCAGTGGACGGCAACGCAGCCGATTGGCGCTGTGGTCGCGCCGGCTGCTCGGCGAGGCGATCACCCAAGCCCAGTACGTGCTGGCCGAGCGCGACGAACTCGTAGACCTGGTGCTGGCCGGTCCGGGTGGCCTCGGGCAGGTCGCCGATTTCTTCGACCGGCTGCAGCGCACGCACGCCGAGCGGATGGGCGAGCTCGGACTCGCTTGA